Sequence from the Egibacter rhizosphaerae genome:
GAGGCGGACAACCCACGAACACCCGGGAGGCGCGGGACCCGCCGAGCCGTAATCGTTCCGTCCGCAACGTGAGGGGCTGTCTCCATGGAAGACGATGCACTTCCTCCGCTCATCGAGCCTGAAGTGGGGCCCGAGGGCGTGCGGGACGCCCTCGCCCGCGAGGGCTACCTGGCCGACGACGGCCTGGCCACCGCTTGCTTCCTGGCGATCCAGCTGCACCGGCCTTTGTTCCTCGAGGGCGCACCCGGTGTCGGCAAGACGGAGATCAGCAAGGCGCTGGCCGCATGGCTCGGGGCCCCGCTCATCCGACTACAGTGCTACGAGGGCATCGACGCCGCGCAAGCGCTCTACGACTGGGATTTCCCCCGTCAGCTCCTGCATCTTCGCTCAGTCGAGGCATGGTCGTCGGTGAGTGGAACGTCGCCGGAACCGGAGGACCTCGAGCGGCGCCTCTACGATCGGCGCTTCCTCGTCGCGCGCCCGTTGCTCCAGGCGCTGGAGATCTCGCCCAGCGTCCTGCTCATCGACGAGCTCGATCGCGCCGACGACGACTTCGAAGCCTTCCTCCTCGAGGTACTGAGCGACTTCTCCGTGACCGTCCCCGAGGTGGGCACCATCCGTGCCGCCCAGCCACCCCTCGTCGTCATTACCTCGAACCGGACCAGAGAGGTCCACGACGCACTCAAGCGGCGCTGCTACTACTACTGGCTCACCTACCCGACCTTCGAACGTGAAGTCGAGATCCTGCGCACGCGCCTCCCCCGTGCGAGTCGACGACTCGCCGAGCAAGTGACGGCCGCTGTGCAGCAGCTTCGGCGCTCGGATCTGACCAAACCCCCGGGCGTGGCGGAAACGCTCGACTGGGCTCAGGCGGTCCTCACACTCGGCTGCGAGGAGCTGGATCCTGACGTTGCAGCTCGCACGCTCGGCTCGGTACTCAAGTACCAGGAGGATCAGGAGCGAGTCGCCGGCATCGATTACGAGCAGCTGATCGGCGTACCGGTGGAGCCCGGGTGAGCGACGCCCGCGTCGACCCGATCCCCACACTCGTCGGCTTCGGGCGGGTGTTGCGCGCTGCGGGTCTCGATGCGGGTCCCGACCGCCTGCTCGCGTTCGAGCGAGCCCTCGAACGATTGGACGTGACGTCCCGAACCCACGTCTACTGGGCCGGGAGGGTGACGCTGTGCCGGACGCCGGAGGACCTTCCCCGCTACGACCTCGCTTTCGACGCATGGTTCGGGGGTGCCGTTCCGCTTCCGCCCGAACGCGAACGGGTCGCGAAGGTGGCCCGCGATGTGAGCGCGGCCGGAGACCCGGCCCCCGGGCGTGAGGGCACGGCCCAGGCGGAGACCGTGGAAGCGGAGGCCAGCCGGCTCGAGCTCCTGCGGCACCGAGACGTCACCACCCTGACCCCATCGGAGCGTCGAGAGCTGCAACGGCTGCTCGAGGCCTTCTGGCTCCCCGGGGAGCAGCGGCGCAGCCGACGCTGGGGATCCCCGAGGCAGCGCCGGCGGCTCGACCCGCACGAGACGGTGCGCGAACTGTTGCGCCACGGAGGGGAGCCGACACGGCTCCGCTATCGATCGCGCCGGCAGCGCCCCAGACCCGTGGTACTGCTGATCGACGTCAGCGGCTCCATGGGCGCCTACGCGGACGCGTTGCTCCGTTTCGCCCATGCCGCGCGCCGGCGGGGTCCGGTGTCCACCGAGGTGTTCACGCTCGGCACACGGCTCACGCGGGTGACGCGCCAGATGGCGTACCACGACCCGGATCTCGCACTCGCGGCGGTCGCCCACGCGGTGCCGGACTGGGAGGGGGGGACCCGTCTCGGGGTGATGCTCAAGAGCTTCCTCGACCGATGGGGGCAGCAGGGGGCCGCCCGGGGGGCCGTGGTGGTCGTCCTGTCCGACGGGCTGGAGCGCGGGGACGTCGCGCCCCTGGCTGCGCAGATGGCCCGTCTCTCGAGACTGGCGCACCGGGTCATCTGGTCGAACCCGCGCAAGGGCCATCCCGGCTACGAGCCTCAAGCGCGGGGGATGGTCGCGGCGCTACCCCATGTGGACGCCTTCCTGGAAGGTCACAGCCTCGCGGCCCTGCAGCGACTGGCCGCTGCCGTCCTGGGCGCCGCGGGAGACGATGTCCGTGAGTGGCCCGCGGTGCGCTGAACATCGATCACACGCCCTGCGGTGCTCAGTACACGGCGCGACCGCCGGACAAGTCGAACGTGAAGCCGGTGGTGAAGCTCGTGGCCGGCGACACGATCCACCTGATCGCTTCCGCAGCTTCTTCGAGGGTGCCGCAGCGTCCCATCGGGATCCGATCGGTCATGTAGCGCACCTGCTGCTCGGGCATCGCCGCCACCATCGCCGTCTCGATCACTGCAGGCGCGAGCGCGTTGATCGTGACCCCCGTGTCCGCGTACTCCTTTCCCTGGGCTTTGACCATGCCGATCAGTCCGGCCTTGGTGGCCGAATACGCGGTCATGCCGGCGTTGCCCTCCTTTCCGGCGATAGACGCCACATGCAGCACCCGCCCGTATCCCCGCGCGACCATGCCGGGGACGACCGCGCGGGATAGTAGGAAGGCACCGAACAGGTTGACCCGGTAGACCGCGTCGAAGTCGGCAGGGTCGACCTCGTGGCTCTTGAGGCCGGTCCGGCCCGTCGTTCCGGCGCAGTTGACGAGCGCATCGATCCGACCCTGCTGTCGTTCGAGACCGTCTATGACACTGACCACTGCGTCGACATCCGTGACGTCGAGCCGGGCTCCGACGGCGCGGTCGCCGAGCTCTGCGGCTGCGACGTGTGCCCCCTCCTCGTTCCGGTCGAGACAAGCCACGGTCGCGCCGTCCGCAGCGAGCGCGGAGGCGGCGGCCCGGCCGATACCTTCCGCCGCACCCACGATGGCAACCACGTGTCCCGCCAACGCTCCCACCATGTTCGTCCTCCTCGCAGACGTGGCCGCCCTCGCGAGGCCGCCGGGGTGCATCGTCTCCAATTCGTGGTCCTCGTGCCAGTCCCGAGCCTCCCGTGACGGGAGATCATCCTGGCCTCGCTCGGCAAGACGGGGCACGATGTCGGCGTGCTCAGTCATCGCCTCCGCCTCCTCAGCGTCGTCGGGCTGGGCCTTGCTGTCGTCGGTGCCCTGCTCGTCGTCGTGCTGACCGGCCGAGACGCGCCACGATCCGACGTGTACGCCCAGGACGAGGCTGCGCGGTCGATGACCAGCGATCCGGACCGTCGTGCGCCCGCGTGGTGGCAAGCCGAGGACGTGCCGCCCCCACCCGAGCCGCAAGGTGACGCGGCGGAGCTCCCCTGGTTGCGTGAGGGCAACAGCTCCCATGTGGTCGATGAGGGCGCCGACGTGGTGGGCTGGTTCGCGGATCTCGTCCTCGGAGCGGACGGACGGCCCGTTGTCGCATACCACGATCGCAACACGGATGCATTGCGGATCGCCCGCTGCGCGTCGCTCACCTGCGAGGCCGCAGACGTGGTGGCGGTCGACGAAGGGGACCGCGCCGGCTGGTATCCCTCCATCGACATCGGCGTGGACGGACGACCAATCGTCGCGTATTACCACGCTGGAGAGGGGCAGCTGCGGTTCGCGCGGTGTGACAGCCCTCGGTGCGAGGCTACGGACGTGACCGTTGTGGACGAGGGGAGTGAGGACGTCGGGGCGTTCCCCTCCCTGGCGATCGGCGCCGACGGGCTGCCGGTGATCAGCTATCACGACTACGCACGAGGGACGCTCCGGGTCGCGCGCTGCCGTGATGCCGACTGCCAGGCGGCCGACACGGTGGTCGTCGACGATGGCGACGTCGGGGGCTTCACGTCGCTGGCGGTCGGAAACCGTGGGATGCCGCTCATTGCCTACTACGACTTCGCGAGCACGTCGCTGAAGCTCGCCCAGTGCGGGCATCCGGGATGCGAGGAGGCCGACACCGCGACGATCGACGATGGCGACGACGTGGGGCGGTTCGCGTCCCTCGAGGTGCCCCCGGAGGGGCTCCCCGCGGTCGCCTACTACGACGACGGTGAGGGCGTGCTGCGCTTCGCGCGTTGTCGTGACACTGCCTGTGAACGGGTGGCCAGCACGGTGGTCGACGACGACACGCACGTCGGCCGCTTCGCCTCACTGGCCGTCGATGGGGCAGGGCGTCCCGTGATCGCCTACCGCTACAGCAACGAGGCCGAGCTCCGTCTCGCGCGGTGTGCCACCGACGACTGCACGGACGCCAGTATCGTGACCGTCGACGGTCGTGGCGACGTCGGCGCGCACGCCTCACTAGCCCTCGACCAGCGCGAGCGGCCGATCATCGCCCACCACGGACGCCGGGCGCTCATGGTCACGCGTTGTGGGAGCGAGACCTGCGTGCCGTTCCAGTCGCCGTAAGGGCCTCCCCCTTGCGCAGCCGGTGCTCGATGCGGCCGATGCTGCTCGATCGATCTGATAAATTGCACCGCAGGCGGCAGCCGGCAGGAGGCGAGGCGGAATGCGAGGCGGGCACGCGGTCCTGACGGGGGCCGCCTCGGGCATCGGACGGGCAGCCGCGCTCCGCCTCGCTCGCGAAGGATTCGACCTGAGCCTCCTGGACCGGGACGAGGAGGGTCTGCGAAAGGTGGCGACGGCGTGTGATGCGGCGCCGTATGTGGTGGATCTCGCCGACGAGACGTCGTTGGGTGACGTGATCGGCCAGGTTCTCCGGGTGCGCTCCTGTGATGCGCTCGTCAACGTGGCCGGCATCGGTGTGGCGGCGACGGTGGTCGAGACCGCGCCGCAGGCCTGGGATGAGATCCTCGCGGTCAACCTTCGCGCGCCGTTCCTGCTCTCGAGGGCGGTGCTACCCACGATGCTCGAAGGCGATGGGGGGACGATCGTGAACGTGGCGTCCGTCTCGGGCCTCGTCGGGGTGGCCTCGCGGGCAGCGTACTGCGCTTCCAAGGCGGGTCTTATCGGCCTCACCAAGGCCATCGCGGTTGACCATGGGCGAGAGGGCGTCCGGGCGGTGGCGGTTTGCCCCGGCACCGTTGCCACGGAGTGGATCGACAAGATCCTCGCCGATGCGGAGGATCCGGTTGCCGCGCGCGCGACGATGGCCGACCGACAACTCGATGGCCGAATGGGAACGCCGGAGGAGGTTGCGGCCGCCATCGCCTTCGTTGCGAGCCCGGAGGCGCGTTTCGTCAACGGCTCGGAACTCGTCGTCGACGGTGGATTCACCGCCAGGTGAGCGGCCTGAGCATGCTGGCCGGACCCGCGTCAGGCGGGTCGTGCGAGCGGGTCGGGGATCCCGAGTCGACCGGTCGCCTGCAGGAGGTGCTGCTCGGTGATGCGGGCGGCTTCCTCCGGGTCCCGTGCCTGGAAGGCGTCCAGGAGCCGGCGATGGTCCTCGATACCCTGCACGATCTCCTCGGGGTCCTGATGCAGGCCGAGACCCACGTACGCTGCGGCTGCGTCCTGGAGATTGTGCAGGGTCGTGCGCAGTCGCGCGTTCCGGCACGCATCGGTGAGATGGCCGTGGAACCGGCGGTTGAGCTCGACCCACGAGCCCACGTCGGCACCGCTCGCCATCTCTGCGTGGAAAGCCTCGGCCTGTTCGAGTTCGTCGGGCGTGATGTGCTCTGCGGCCCGCCGCATACAGTACGGCTCCAGGACGAGCCGGAGCTCGTAGATCTCGCGCATCTCGTCGAGGTCGAGTTCGGCGACGATCGCTCCGCGATGGGGGTCGACCTGGACGAGTCCCTCGGATGCGAGCTCGCGCAGTGCTTCGCGGACCGGGGTGGTGCTCACGTCGAGCTGGGCGGCGATGTCGGCCTGGACCAGACGCGAGCCCGCGGGGATGGACCGTCCGAGGATCGCCCGGCGCAGGGTTTCGCGCACGTACTGGTGTGCGGTCCGACGCCCTTGTGCCGGCGTACCGTCCGCCACGAGGGCGTCGTAGGTGAGGAGGGGGGTGGAGCGGGCCATGGATTCCTCGATGTGGCCGCCGGGGGCGGGATCGCGCCGGGATTGGATCACGATTGCATTTTATCTGATGTCGCAGACATGGCCATGAACCAACGGATGCGGACGCTCAGTCGATGACCCGGCGGCGTCCGGTCTCGTGGCCTCTGGGTCGCCCAGCGAGCGTCCGGGCGTCGGGATGGCTGCTCGCGGCCGTGGTGTTGTGCGCGATGGCACTCCGACCCCAACTCGTCGGCGTCGGACCTCTCATCCCGTCCATCCAGGACGATCTCACCCTGAGCTACCCCGTCGCCGGGCTCCTGGGCTCGCTGCCGATCGCCTGCATGGGACTGTTCGCCTTCGCGGCTCCCCCCGTGGTCTCCCGCCTGGGAACGAGCCGCGCCATGGTGGCCGCGATGGTCATCCTCGGTGCGGGCGGCGTGGCGCGCTCGCTGGTGGTCGGGGCGCCAGACCTGATCGCCCTCACCCTCGTCGTCGGGCTCGGCATGGGACTCGCCGGCGCGCTCCTCCCCACCGCGGTACGGGCGTGGTTTCCCGGAACGGAGCGTCTCGCGACGGGCCTCTACGGCGGCGGCATTCAGGTGGGGGCCGCGCTCTCGGCTGCTATCGGCGTGCCGATCGCTCAGGCTGCGGGTTCGTGGCGATGGTCCCTTCTCGCGTTCTCCGTGGTCCCGTTCGTCGCCCTCGCACTCTGGGTCGCCGGTCGGGGAGCCCGGTCTTCGTCGCCCCCCGTCGCCGCGAGCGCGGGGGCGGCGCGGCCGCGAGGCACGGGGCTGCTGTTGATCGTGGTGTTCGCAGCCGCCGGCACGGTCTACTACGGCATCAACGCGTGGCTGCCTTCGGCCTACCTGGAGTTCGGTTGGGGCCCGGGCCCAACAGGGGCGCTCCTCGGGGTCCTCAACGTGACCCAGATCCCCGCTGCCCTTTCCGCGGGGTACTTGGCAACACGCATCGGCCTGGGTCGGCTGATCGGCGCCTACGCCGCGCTCGTGCTCGTCGCTGTGTGCGGACTCGTGCTCGCGCCCGGGCTGGGGTTCCTGTTCGTCGTGCTCTACGGGCTCGGGAACGGGTCGATTTTCACCCTCATGCTGGCGGTTCCGCTCGAACTCGGACGCGTCGCCTCGGAGGTCACGCGCGCGACGGCAATGATGCTCGGATGGGGCTACCTGATCACCGCCGCGAGTCCCGTGGTGCTCGGCATCGTGCGGGATCAACTCGGTGAATTCTCTATCGCCCTGTGGCTGTTGGTGGCGGTGGCTGCCCTGCAGCTCGTGGTGGCGGTCGAAGTTGCCCGTCGCCTGCGCGGATCGTGAGCGCCGTGGCTGTTGCGATCGCCCGCAGCAGCGTTCGTGTCGATCGGGCCCCGCCACCGAGACCCGGCGGGCTGTCGCAGCCGGTTCCAGGGCACCACACCTAGTCGGCCGGTGGGCTGACCGCCACTTGGACGACGCGGTGGCCGTCGACGACGGCGGCCTCCAGCCGTGTCCCCTCGTGCTCGACGCCGTCCCCGGTCTGGGGCAAGCGCCCGAGCGAGGCCATGAGGTAGCCCGCCACGGTCTCCCACTCACCGGGGGGCAGCTGCAGGCCCGTCTGGGCCGCGAGTTCGTCGGGTCGCAGCGTCCCCGGGACGAGCCACACGCCGTCCGCGCGCCGGTGGATGCGTTCCCGGCGGTCCGACTCGTCGTAGAACTCGCCGATGAGCTCCTCCAGCACGTCCTCGAGTGTCACGAGCCCCGTGACACTGCCGAACTCGTCGACCACGAACACGAGGTGGCGCCGCTGGTCACGCATGTCGACGAGCAGGTCCTCGAGGGGCCGGCTCTCGGGCGCGTACAGGGTCTGGCGGGCGAGCGATTGGGCGGTCCGGTGCGAGCGCTCGTCGTCGGTAAGGGTGAGGGCGTCCTTCACGTGCACGACACCGACCGGCTGATCGAGCCCGCCGTCCATGACCGGCAGCCGGGACCGTCCCGACCGGCGGGCGACCTCCTCGATCGTTTCGGGGTCCGCGGCCGCGTCCACGGCCCAGATGTCGGTGCGGGGGACCATCGCCGCCTCGGCGTCGAGCCCGGAGAGGTCGATGGCCCGGGACAGGAGTGTCTCCTGGTCCCGGGGGAGCGTGCCCTGGCGGGCGGACTCCTCGAGGAGCAGGGCGAGGTCGCCGGGGGCGTGCGCCATCGCGAGCTCGTCCTGCGGCTCGACCCCGAACGAGCGGACCACCGCGTTCGAGGCGGCGTTGAGCAGCCGGATGAACGGACCCAGCACCCACACGAAGCCGCGGAACGGAACGGCCAGCAGCAGGATCGCCCGCTCGGGCGCGCTGATCGCCCAGGACTTGGGGGCCATCTCGCCCACCACCAGGTGCAGGAAGATCACGAGCCCCAGGGCGAGCACGAGCGACGCGGTGGCGGACACGGGCCGGGGGATCGCCGTCTCGGCGAGGATCCCGTCGAGCCAGGCGTGTACGGCCGGTTCGGCGACGGCCCCGAGGCCGAGCGAGGCCATGGTGATGCCGAGTTGGGCGCCGGCGAGCATCATCGACAGCTGCTGCAAGCCGGCCAGGGCGGAACGGGCCGCGAACGAGCCGTCCTCGGCGAGCTGTTCGATCCGTGCGCGGCGCGCGGCGAGCAGCGCGAACTCGGCCGCGACGAACAGGCCGTTCGCGAGCAGCAGGCCGATTCCCAGGGCGATGGCGGAGAGGCTCACGGCGCGTTCTCCGTGTCCTCGGGGCCGCCCGTGTTCTTGGGACCACCCGTGTCCTCGGGACCACCCGCGTTCTCGGGGCCTTCCGGCGGCGTCGCCGTGAGCCGGACGCTGCCGACCGCGTGGCCGTCCACCCGCTCGACGAACAATCGCGCTCCTGCGACGTCGATGACGTCACCGGGCTGCGGGATGCGATCGAGCTGTGCCATCACGAGCCCGCTGACGGTGTCGTAGTCGCCCACGGGGAGGGTGAGGCCTGCGGCTCGCTCGGCCTCGTCGACGCGCCAGGAGCCCGGGAGCGACATCGAGCCGTCGGGCCATTGCCGAGGCGGCGCTTCGGTGGGGTCGTGCTCGTCGCGGATGTCGCCGACCAGTTCCTCCACGATGTCCTCGAGCGTGACGACGCCCGCCGTGCCGCCGTGTTCGTCGACCACGACGGCTAGCTGGGTGTGCGCCGCGCGCAGTTGGCCGAGCAGCGTCGGCAGGGGGGCGGTCTCGGGCACCACGACGGGATCGGCGGCCAGGTGGGCGACGGGGGTCGTCGCGCGCTCCTCGGGCCGAACGCGCAGAAGGTCCTTGACCTGCACCACCCCGCGGACGTTGTCGAGGCCCCCGTCGGTCACGAGGAGCCGGGAATGCCCGCTGGAGCGGACGGCCTCGAGCAGGTCGGCTCCACTCGCGTCGTACTGGATCGCGGAGACGTGCGGTCGCGGGACCATCGCCGCTTCGGCGTCGAGTTCCTGGAAGTCGAGGGCGCGGTCGAGAAGGGCGGTCTGGGTCTGCGTGAGGCTGCCCTGTTCACCGCTGGTCGCGATGATCCGCTCCAGCTCCTCGCTGGAGACGGCGACGTGGAGCTCCTGAGCCGGTTCGACCCGCACGAGCCGCAGGAACAGGTTGCTGGCCCCGTCGAAGACGCGGATCACCGGACCCGCGACCGTCAAGAACACGAGTGTGATCCCCGACAGGCCCCGGGCCAGGGGTTCCGGACGAGCGATCGCGAGGTTCTTCGGGGCCAGCTCGCCGAGCACCATCTGCACCCCGGTGGCGACGATGAGCCCGACGCCGAGGGACACGGCGATGCTGGTCTGCTGCGGCAGGCCGACCGCGTCCAGCAGTGGCCGCACCGCCCGACCCAGCGTCGGTTCCGCGATGAAACCGACGAGCAGGGAGGTCGCCGTGATGCCCAACTGGGCACCGGAGAGCATGAAGGAGAGTCGGCCGAGGACCCGCAGGGCGCGCTCGGCGACTCGATCGCCCGCGCTCGCGGCCTCCGCGAGACGTGTGCGTCGGACGGCCACGTAGGCGAACTCGGCCGCCACGAAGTAGCCGTTCAGCAGGATGAGCACGGCGACGGCGCCGAGCCCCAGGCCGAGTTCGGCGGCGGCGCCGAGCTGCATAGCTGCCGTCTCCATCTCGCCGGCGGCGCACACGGGTCCTCGTCGAACGGCCCGACGATATCGCCGCGGGGGCTGCGCCGAGGCT
This genomic interval carries:
- a CDS encoding AAA family ATPase codes for the protein MEDDALPPLIEPEVGPEGVRDALAREGYLADDGLATACFLAIQLHRPLFLEGAPGVGKTEISKALAAWLGAPLIRLQCYEGIDAAQALYDWDFPRQLLHLRSVEAWSSVSGTSPEPEDLERRLYDRRFLVARPLLQALEISPSVLLIDELDRADDDFEAFLLEVLSDFSVTVPEVGTIRAAQPPLVVITSNRTREVHDALKRRCYYYWLTYPTFEREVEILRTRLPRASRRLAEQVTAAVQQLRRSDLTKPPGVAETLDWAQAVLTLGCEELDPDVAARTLGSVLKYQEDQERVAGIDYEQLIGVPVEPG
- a CDS encoding vWA domain-containing protein, whose product is MSDARVDPIPTLVGFGRVLRAAGLDAGPDRLLAFERALERLDVTSRTHVYWAGRVTLCRTPEDLPRYDLAFDAWFGGAVPLPPERERVAKVARDVSAAGDPAPGREGTAQAETVEAEASRLELLRHRDVTTLTPSERRELQRLLEAFWLPGEQRRSRRWGSPRQRRRLDPHETVRELLRHGGEPTRLRYRSRRQRPRPVVLLIDVSGSMGAYADALLRFAHAARRRGPVSTEVFTLGTRLTRVTRQMAYHDPDLALAAVAHAVPDWEGGTRLGVMLKSFLDRWGQQGAARGAVVVVLSDGLERGDVAPLAAQMARLSRLAHRVIWSNPRKGHPGYEPQARGMVAALPHVDAFLEGHSLAALQRLAAAVLGAAGDDVREWPAVR
- a CDS encoding SDR family NAD(P)-dependent oxidoreductase; translated protein: MTEHADIVPRLAERGQDDLPSREARDWHEDHELETMHPGGLARAATSARRTNMVGALAGHVVAIVGAAEGIGRAAASALAADGATVACLDRNEEGAHVAAAELGDRAVGARLDVTDVDAVVSVIDGLERQQGRIDALVNCAGTTGRTGLKSHEVDPADFDAVYRVNLFGAFLLSRAVVPGMVARGYGRVLHVASIAGKEGNAGMTAYSATKAGLIGMVKAQGKEYADTGVTINALAPAVIETAMVAAMPEQQVRYMTDRIPMGRCGTLEEAAEAIRWIVSPATSFTTGFTFDLSGGRAVY
- a CDS encoding SDR family NAD(P)-dependent oxidoreductase is translated as MRGGHAVLTGAASGIGRAAALRLAREGFDLSLLDRDEEGLRKVATACDAAPYVVDLADETSLGDVIGQVLRVRSCDALVNVAGIGVAATVVETAPQAWDEILAVNLRAPFLLSRAVLPTMLEGDGGTIVNVASVSGLVGVASRAAYCASKAGLIGLTKAIAVDHGREGVRAVAVCPGTVATEWIDKILADAEDPVAARATMADRQLDGRMGTPEEVAAAIAFVASPEARFVNGSELVVDGGFTAR
- a CDS encoding GntR family transcriptional regulator, whose translation is MIQSRRDPAPGGHIEESMARSTPLLTYDALVADGTPAQGRRTAHQYVRETLRRAILGRSIPAGSRLVQADIAAQLDVSTTPVREALRELASEGLVQVDPHRGAIVAELDLDEMREIYELRLVLEPYCMRRAAEHITPDELEQAEAFHAEMASGADVGSWVELNRRFHGHLTDACRNARLRTTLHNLQDAAAAYVGLGLHQDPEEIVQGIEDHRRLLDAFQARDPEEAARITEQHLLQATGRLGIPDPLARPA
- a CDS encoding CynX/NimT family MFS transporter, giving the protein MALRPQLVGVGPLIPSIQDDLTLSYPVAGLLGSLPIACMGLFAFAAPPVVSRLGTSRAMVAAMVILGAGGVARSLVVGAPDLIALTLVVGLGMGLAGALLPTAVRAWFPGTERLATGLYGGGIQVGAALSAAIGVPIAQAAGSWRWSLLAFSVVPFVALALWVAGRGARSSSPPVAASAGAARPRGTGLLLIVVFAAAGTVYYGINAWLPSAYLEFGWGPGPTGALLGVLNVTQIPAALSAGYLATRIGLGRLIGAYAALVLVAVCGLVLAPGLGFLFVVLYGLGNGSIFTLMLAVPLELGRVASEVTRATAMMLGWGYLITAASPVVLGIVRDQLGEFSIALWLLVAVAALQLVVAVEVARRLRGS
- a CDS encoding hemolysin family protein, whose product is MSLSAIALGIGLLLANGLFVAAEFALLAARRARIEQLAEDGSFAARSALAGLQQLSMMLAGAQLGITMASLGLGAVAEPAVHAWLDGILAETAIPRPVSATASLVLALGLVIFLHLVVGEMAPKSWAISAPERAILLLAVPFRGFVWVLGPFIRLLNAASNAVVRSFGVEPQDELAMAHAPGDLALLLEESARQGTLPRDQETLLSRAIDLSGLDAEAAMVPRTDIWAVDAAADPETIEEVARRSGRSRLPVMDGGLDQPVGVVHVKDALTLTDDERSHRTAQSLARQTLYAPESRPLEDLLVDMRDQRRHLVFVVDEFGSVTGLVTLEDVLEELIGEFYDESDRRERIHRRADGVWLVPGTLRPDELAAQTGLQLPPGEWETVAGYLMASLGRLPQTGDGVEHEGTRLEAAVVDGHRVVQVAVSPPAD
- a CDS encoding hemolysin family protein, with the protein product MQLGAAAELGLGLGAVAVLILLNGYFVAAEFAYVAVRRTRLAEAASAGDRVAERALRVLGRLSFMLSGAQLGITATSLLVGFIAEPTLGRAVRPLLDAVGLPQQTSIAVSLGVGLIVATGVQMVLGELAPKNLAIARPEPLARGLSGITLVFLTVAGPVIRVFDGASNLFLRLVRVEPAQELHVAVSSEELERIIATSGEQGSLTQTQTALLDRALDFQELDAEAAMVPRPHVSAIQYDASGADLLEAVRSSGHSRLLVTDGGLDNVRGVVQVKDLLRVRPEERATTPVAHLAADPVVVPETAPLPTLLGQLRAAHTQLAVVVDEHGGTAGVVTLEDIVEELVGDIRDEHDPTEAPPRQWPDGSMSLPGSWRVDEAERAAGLTLPVGDYDTVSGLVMAQLDRIPQPGDVIDVAGARLFVERVDGHAVGSVRLTATPPEGPENAGGPEDTGGPKNTGGPEDTENAP